TCCGCAGGATGGCGACGAGTGGTGGTCGGTGGCGACCCCAACCCAGGTTGTTTTTCCGTCTTCCGAGCCGACTCCATAACGGCTGGGCCCTGACCTGGCCTTGGGAAATCACGACGCCGTCGGTACTGGCCTTCGGCGAAGACGGCCCACCGGCGCGCACATGCCGCCGGGAGGCTAGATCCATCCTCGCTTACGGAAGAAGAGGAGCATGACCAGGGCGACCGCGGCCATCACGCCGAGTGAGGCGTAGTAGCCCCAGTGCCAGGAGAGTTCGGGCATGTATTGGAAGTTCATGCCGTAGAGTCCGGCGATGAAGGTCAGAGGGACGAAGATGGACATCATCATCGTCAGTATGCGCATGATGTCGTTGCTGCGATTGCCGACGCTGGAGAGGTAGATGTCGAGCATGCCGGTCAGCAGGTCGCGGAAGGTCTCGATGGTCTCAGCCACGCGGATGGAATGGTCGTAGACGTCTCGCAGGAACGGCATGGTGGATCGGGCGACCAGGATTTCCGGCGCGCGTTCCAGCACGCCGATGATCTCGCGGACCGGCCAGACGGACTTGCGGAGCAGGAGGACTTCACGTTTGAGCCGGTGCAGTTCGTGGAGCATCGCGCGCGAGGGGTGGTTGACCAGTTCGCCTTCCAGCATTTCGATCCGCTCGCCCAAGGCCTCGAGGACGGCGAAGTAGTTGTCGACGATCACGTCGATCAGGGCGTAGGCGAGGTAGTCGGCCTTTTCGCTACGAACGCGGCCTCGGCTCTGGCGGATCCGTTCGCGCACGGAGTCGAAGACGTCGCCCGGGTGTTCCTGGAACGTGATGACGAAGTTCTGTCCAAGGACGATGCTCACCTGTTCGCTGTCGATCTGCGACTTTTCCTGGTCCCATCGGATCATCCGCAGAACGACAAAGACGTAGTCGCCGAAGTCTTCGGCCTTGGCCCGCTGAGAGGTGCTGGCGACGTCCTCGGCCACCAGGGGGTGGATGCCGAAGGTCTCCGCCAGTTTGTGGATGACCTGCGGGTCGTGGACGCCGTCGACGTTGATCCAGGTGACCGTCGGCGACTCGCGACACGGCGCGGTCTTGGTCACCGAGCTCACCTGTTTCTCGGAGAAGCGTTCGGTGTCGTAGTCGATGACGTTGATCCGGACCGGTTCGGCCTTCTGGGCGCCCACGTGCACGACGGTTCCCGGCGGCAGCCCCGTTTTCTTCGAGCTTCGATGGTACAGACGACCCATGGCGCCTCTCCTACAAGTGTTGCTCCTGATATGCAAGCCACAGCCTTTCTGAACACGTCAAAGTAACGTAATTACGCGGACAAAGGTAGTGTCAAGCGTCAGCGGAGTATACGATAGCGGACCGGTGGATGCCGGTTGAACGTGGCTCATTGGAGATTGAGGAATGGCGATCCGACGCGTGGTGAATCTGGGACAGATGCTTGGTGCGCCGGCGGCTGGGCCGACGGGAACGGGCAACCCGACGCGCTACGAACTGGGCAAGTGTTTTCAGCTCGACCGCGACCGGTGCCTGCTGGCGGCGAGCCTGGACGAGCAAGGGGGCGGCGATCTGTGCGTGGGCAACGACGGGTTCGTGGTGCGGAGTCTGGCGGAGATCGACCCGGGCAAGGCGATCGCGTTGAACCGGCCGGACCCGGAGTTTCGCGGCCGAGCGGGCACGGGGTTCCTGGCCAAGTACCCGCTGACCGGCGGATTCGTGCCGGCAGGAGCGAAGTTCGCGGACGGCGGCGGTCATGCGGGAGCGGGTACGGGCGTGCTGGCGGGCGCGGCCGTCGCGTTCGCCGCGGACAAGACCAGCGCCGAGGCGGACAGCGAGATTCTCATCGAGGTCATCGGCGTCCGGTGGGACGGTTCGGCGCTGACGGTGACGGGGCGCGAGTTGATGAAACACGCGCTGGGATACCGCCTGCAGGGAGTGGCGCTGTCTCATTTTTGTCCGAAGGGACAGGACTGGCTGGCCCCGTTCGTGACGGATCAGGGGATCGTGGTGTTTCGGCTCGCATTCAGCGACGGCGGCTGGCGGTTCGCTTCGTGCGGCGAGCCGTTCGTGACGCACCGGCGGCAGGACTGGTTCTTTTCGGTGGGCGAATCGGAGCCGTCCATTCAGGAGTGCGACGGGACGTACGTGGCCACCACGCGCGGGGCGGACGGCAAGTCGCGGGTCTACCGTTCGTCCGACGGGTTGAACTATACGCTGTGGTTCGAGCGGGACCACCCGCACGTTCCGCAGGCGTTGAACAAGGGGCTGGACGGTTCGCTGTATCTGGCGACGAATCCGGGCGTCGGCTGGCTGCGCAATCCACTGGCGGCGTTTCCGCTGGCCGACGGAGCGTTCGGCGAGGCGATCGTCGTACACGACCAGGACGGCATCCGCGACGACAAGGGCGAGAAGGTGCCGTTTATCGACCACGGCGTCGGCTCGAACGTGTATCTGGAGGGCCGTTGGCGGCACCTGCTGTGGTACCGGGTGTGCGATCTGCGGGAGCGGACATTCCATCGGCATCAGGCGGCGGTGGCCCAGCAGTTCCACGGCAGCGGCGGTCCGATCGCCCGAAGGGCGGAAAGCGGATTGTACGTGGCGGAATTGGAGTTCGATTCGGTGACGGCGCAGCCATTCAGATTTGAATAATCGGCCTCCAAGAGCACTGGCCCGTCCGATCCAGGATTCTTCCGATGTCCGAATCGGGAATTACCCCGATTGCGGGGCGTTGCGGCGATTCCTATAGTTGACTGCGTCGGCGCGCGACCGCGTCGAGCATCGCCTCAGTCGTCGCAGAAAGGGGAGGACCATGGCCGCAAAGCGGATTCAGATGGACATCGAGGAAGAAGATCGGGCGGAGGCCCTGCTGCACAACATCGACGAGCGCACCGTCCGCAGGACGGGAACAAGCCTGTTTCACCTGTTGACCGCGGGCAGCATCCTGGCTTCGATCTTCCTGTTCCTGCGGGGCCGGCGGGAGGCGGCGATTTTCGTGGGGTTGTGGCCTCCGACCTTCCAGGCCCTCAAGTCCGTCGCCGACAAGAAGTAGACTGGGCGGCTCTGGAGCGCCGGTCGAGTGTCTCCGGAGAGACATGCGCATCGAGAGTGGCTCCGTGCCGGCTGACATCGGCCAAGGCCCCAACCATGACCGCGCCGTTTACGATCCGCTTGCCCGGCGGGTGGAAACCCGCTTCCTGTTCGACGCATCCGGAGCGATTTGGCTTCACGATCGGCGACGACGCCGTGGAATGGCCAGCCGCTGCGGATTACAGCAGCTTCTTTTCACGGAAGAACGCCCGCAGCTTCTCCATCTCCGCGTCGGTGATCGTCTTGTAGGGCGGACGGCGCCAGCGCTCGATGATCCCGAACAGCTCCATCGCCCCGTGGGTTCCCGAGTCGAACCCGCCCTCGAAGCCGCACACCAGGTCGAAAAGCGGCATGTCGTAGTCGCGAATGATGTCCCGCGCCGCAGCGGCGTCGCCCTTTTCGATCGCCTGCCAGTACGCCCACGTCACGCTTGGAGCGAAATCGACGTACGTGGCCAGATAGCCGTCCACGCCGTAAGGCCAGACGTCGAAGTGGTTCTGCTTCTGCCCGCCCGAGAACGTCGCCCACTTCTCGCCGACGAGCATACACATCCGCCTGGCGAACTCGCCGCACATGTCGTCCTTGACCGCCCAGATGCCGTCAACCCGCTCCATGGCCAGCTTGAGCACCTTGAGGCCGAAGGCCATCCCGCGCGGGATGAACACGTTGGTCACCACCATCACCGGGATATGCTCAGCCGCGGCGGCGTAGTGGTCGACCATCGTCTCCGCGGTGCACGACTGGGCCCAGTCCGGCGGCAGCACCATCAGCATGTCGGCGCCGACCTCGCGGCAGTACCTGGCGAAGGCGACCTCCTTCGGCCGGGCCCAGATCCGGTCGGCCGCCACCACCAGTGCCCGGCCGGCCGCCTGCTCGACCGTGACCTTCGTCATCTGCGCGACTTCATCGTCGGTAAGGATCGTGTAGAGGCTGTCGCCGTAGGTCAGGATGATCGTGCCGACGCCCGCTTCGACGATGAAATCCACCTGCCGCCGCAGGCCTTTCCAGTCGATTTCGCCGTCCCGGTGGAACGGCGTCTTGATCGACGCCACCGGACCCCGGATCGCCGCCCGAACCTCATCCTTCGTCTTCATCGTACTGTCTCCAAAAGCTGTTTGCCGGCCGTTTCGGCAGACTTTACCGCCCCGCTGGACCGCCCGCAACGGTCTTTATTCCCATGTTTTTCGCCGACGCCGCCGGCCGATTCGGCTATAATGGTCGGCGGTCATTCAGCGATCGGAGAACGCCATGCGCCCCAGCATCGTCAAGCGCAAGCTCGGCAGCGACGAATCCGTCCTCGTGGTCAAGATATGCTTCACCGATCCGAATCTGGTGGAACTCGCCGGCCGCATGGGCTTCGACTGCGCCTGGATCTGCCTCGAACACCGCGCCCTGGACCCGTCGGTGCTCGATTCGATGCTCCGCGCCGGCCGCGCCGGCAACATCGACTGCATCATCCGCCTCGGCCCCTCCGCCCTCGACGAGATTCCGCCCCTCCTGGAGGCTGGAGCGACCGGATTGATGATCCCACACGTCAGCTCAGCCGAACGCGCCCGTCAGGTCGTTGAACACGCCAAGTTCCCGCCGCTGGGCAACCGGGGACTGGAGACGATCAACGCCGACGCGGACTTCGGTCTACTGCCGCTGGATCAGTACCTTAAGTCGGCCAACGACGAGACGTTCATCGTCGCCCAGATCGAAGACACCGAAGCGGTTGAGCGCGTCGACGAGATCGCCGCCGTCAAGGGACTCGACGTCCTGTTCGTCGGGCCCGCCGACCTGTCCTTGAGTCTCGGCCTGCCCGGACAGATGACCCATCCGCGCGTCTTCGAGGCCGTTCAGCGGGTCGCCCGCGCCTGTCGCCAGAACGGGATCGCCTGCGGCACCTCCGGCATCAACCCCGACTACACCCGCAAGCTCTTCGACGCCGGAGTCCGCTATTTCACCGGCGCCTCCGACTACCGCGGCGTGGTCTCCGGCTTCAGGGAAGCTCAGCAGACCTACGCCCCCTTCGGCTGCCGGTTCGAGCACTGACGGACGCCGCCCCTTCGCGGGACGCCGTGCCGCGCGCTCATCAGGACGAGGTCGGGTTGAACACCGGCGGGGGCGCGCGGTCATCGCCATCCAAGTCCTCCTCCTCGCCGGTATTCCACGTGTTGGTGATCACCACAAGATCCCTGCTGCGGTCTTTCGGATGCGTGGGCACGCGCAGGACTTCCGTATACCGAATGTCCGGGAGCATCATCTTCAACGAGTTCAGTTCATCGGCCTCGAAAATCAGATAGTGCTCTTCTTCACTGTTCAGAAGGGCCTCCACACGGGCAATGCCTTCCCACAGAATCTCCTCGGAGACCTCGATGCGCCCGCGCCGCCGCGTCGCGATCTCCAGTTCGGTGAACAACGGCTGGACTTGTGTTCCAAGGTAGTAACCCAGACGGGCGTCCGGCCGGCCCACCGCGAACGTGATCTGGTCGCCCTCGTCGATCCCCAGCCGCCTCATTGCTTCCGCCAGACGGACCTCCCCCATGTTCACGTCGCTGCGACCCAGGGCCGACCACACCCACGCGAACCCGATGATCGATGTGACCGCCAGCGCCATCAAACTCGCCGGACGACGTTCCCTCCAGAACAGGCCGCAGCAGATGCCCAGACCGATGAGAATCAGCCCGCACGTCGGCAGTGCCATCCAGAGAATCCCCGGGTATTCCTCATGCATCTCCCAGACGCCCCACGGCAGGCCGACCGCCATCGCGATCGCCAACGCGATAATCGCCAGTCGCACGCGCGACTTCCGCGGCGCCGGATCGTCCAGAAACAGCCGAGCGATCACCGGGGCCAGCAGCAGGCACGCCCCGGGCACCACCGGAACCAGATAGTGCGGACGCTTGAAGGGCGAGGTGCTCAGGAAGATCACCTGTACCGTTACCCACACCAGCGCAAACAGCATGCCCGCCCGTTCCTTCCGGTACTTGTCGCGGAACGGGGCGATGATCGCCTCCGGCAGCGACAGGCAGAACGGCACGGTCAACCCGATCAGAAGCGGAAGATAGTACCAGAATGGCTTTGGCCGGCTGCTGAGCAGCCCCTCGTATCGGTCGAAAAACTCCGTCCGCCACAACGCCACCGCGTCCGGCACCTTCAGGTACACATAGAGCGGCCATGGAGCGGCGATTGCGAAGAACAGCAACACCCCCGGAGTAAACCACAACGTCCGCCTGCGGAAGACCTGCCCGACGATTGCCCTGAATACCCGGCCGATCAAGGCCCCCCCCGACCCCTCCGCTGCCCGCTGAATCGGCGCGGCCAGCCCCCAGTAAACCACCATCGGCAATCCCACCAGGGGAATGGGCAGCGGCCCCTTCGCCAGCATGCCCAGCCCCATACACGCAAACCCGCCCATCAGGTACAATCCCTCGCGCCGCTCCTCGGCCAGGCCGCGGTAGAAACTCGCCATCGACGCAGCCGCAAACAACGCCAACAGCATCTCCGTCTGCGCGTTGTGCGAATAGAACATTACCCCCAGACTCCCCCCCGCCACCAGGCCCGCCACCAGGCCCACCCGCTTTCCATAGGCGTATCGGCCCAGCGCGTAGACCGCCAGGACCGTCAGCACCCCCGCCACTCCCGACGGCAGACGCGCCGCCAACACGCTCACCGGCGGATCCTGGTCCGGCGGATCGCTCACGTAAGATATCCCCGCCACCGCCCAGAACTGAAGTGGGGTCTTGCGAATGAAGGGAACCCGATTGAAGTGCGGGATCAGCCACTGCCCACTCTGCCGTATCTGCCGGGCGCACTGCGGTACGATCGCCTCATGGTCCGACAGCGGCGGACCCGCGTCCATTCCCCATAAGCACGCCGCCACCCCCAGCGTCACCAGAACCACCAACCCCACCGCCGGCGACATGAATGCGTTATCCGACTCGGCGGATGATGCCCCTTCGAACATGGCTCTGCCTCCTCGCGTGCCGATTCTCCATTGACGCCCACTTGCCCGCCCGCGACGAACGCTCCCGTCTCAGACGAACTTGCTCCAGACCTCCACGTCCATGCCGCCCCAGGGCGCCCTCAGGTGCTTCTTGAGCGACCCCTCCACCGTGAAGCCCAACGCCTTGAGCGCCTCGTCCTTGGCTTCGCAGCGGCGGTCGGAGTAGCAGATCATCTTGCGGCCTTCGACGTGTCCGACCGCATCGACCATCGCCGCGATGTCCTTCTCGAATCCCGGAGCGGTGAACACGTCCAAAATGTCCACCTGTCCGCCGAAGTA
This Phycisphaerae bacterium DNA region includes the following protein-coding sequences:
- the corA gene encoding magnesium/cobalt transporter CorA, giving the protein MGRLYHRSSKKTGLPPGTVVHVGAQKAEPVRINVIDYDTERFSEKQVSSVTKTAPCRESPTVTWINVDGVHDPQVIHKLAETFGIHPLVAEDVASTSQRAKAEDFGDYVFVVLRMIRWDQEKSQIDSEQVSIVLGQNFVITFQEHPGDVFDSVRERIRQSRGRVRSEKADYLAYALIDVIVDNYFAVLEALGERIEMLEGELVNHPSRAMLHELHRLKREVLLLRKSVWPVREIIGVLERAPEILVARSTMPFLRDVYDHSIRVAETIETFRDLLTGMLDIYLSSVGNRSNDIMRILTMMMSIFVPLTFIAGLYGMNFQYMPELSWHWGYYASLGVMAAVALVMLLFFRKRGWI
- a CDS encoding dihydrodipicolinate synthase family protein — its product is MKTKDEVRAAIRGPVASIKTPFHRDGEIDWKGLRRQVDFIVEAGVGTIILTYGDSLYTILTDDEVAQMTKVTVEQAAGRALVVAADRIWARPKEVAFARYCREVGADMLMVLPPDWAQSCTAETMVDHYAAAAEHIPVMVVTNVFIPRGMAFGLKVLKLAMERVDGIWAVKDDMCGEFARRMCMLVGEKWATFSGGQKQNHFDVWPYGVDGYLATYVDFAPSVTWAYWQAIEKGDAAAARDIIRDYDMPLFDLVCGFEGGFDSGTHGAMELFGIIERWRRPPYKTITDAEMEKLRAFFREKKLL
- a CDS encoding aldolase — protein: MRPSIVKRKLGSDESVLVVKICFTDPNLVELAGRMGFDCAWICLEHRALDPSVLDSMLRAGRAGNIDCIIRLGPSALDEIPPLLEAGATGLMIPHVSSAERARQVVEHAKFPPLGNRGLETINADADFGLLPLDQYLKSANDETFIVAQIEDTEAVERVDEIAAVKGLDVLFVGPADLSLSLGLPGQMTHPRVFEAVQRVARACRQNGIACGTSGINPDYTRKLFDAGVRYFTGASDYRGVVSGFREAQQTYAPFGCRFEH
- a CDS encoding glycosyltransferase family 39 protein gives rise to the protein MFEGASSAESDNAFMSPAVGLVVLVTLGVAACLWGMDAGPPLSDHEAIVPQCARQIRQSGQWLIPHFNRVPFIRKTPLQFWAVAGISYVSDPPDQDPPVSVLAARLPSGVAGVLTVLAVYALGRYAYGKRVGLVAGLVAGGSLGVMFYSHNAQTEMLLALFAAASMASFYRGLAEERREGLYLMGGFACMGLGMLAKGPLPIPLVGLPMVVYWGLAAPIQRAAEGSGGALIGRVFRAIVGQVFRRRTLWFTPGVLLFFAIAAPWPLYVYLKVPDAVALWRTEFFDRYEGLLSSRPKPFWYYLPLLIGLTVPFCLSLPEAIIAPFRDKYRKERAGMLFALVWVTVQVIFLSTSPFKRPHYLVPVVPGACLLLAPVIARLFLDDPAPRKSRVRLAIIALAIAMAVGLPWGVWEMHEEYPGILWMALPTCGLILIGLGICCGLFWRERRPASLMALAVTSIIGFAWVWSALGRSDVNMGEVRLAEAMRRLGIDEGDQITFAVGRPDARLGYYLGTQVQPLFTELEIATRRRGRIEVSEEILWEGIARVEALLNSEEEHYLIFEADELNSLKMMLPDIRYTEVLRVPTHPKDRSRDLVVITNTWNTGEEEDLDGDDRAPPPVFNPTSS